The following are encoded in a window of Leptodactylus fuscus isolate aLepFus1 chromosome 9, aLepFus1.hap2, whole genome shotgun sequence genomic DNA:
- the USP33 gene encoding ubiquitin carboxyl-terminal hydrolase 33, with the protein MSSLACDCPHLESVGEVTKEELIQKSHGSCQDCKVKGPNLWACLENGCSYIGCGESHVDHSTTHSQDTKHCLTVNLTTLRVWCYTCSKEVFLDRKLSAQSPNAKSQDNNPAQESRMTSNLTLKTPPAVIYENLDVELEEEDELKTRGLTGLKNIGNTCYMNAALQALSNCPPLTHFFLDCGGLARTDKKPALCKSYQKLMSEIWHKNRPGSVIPTNLFQGIKTVNPTFRGYSQQDAQEFLRCLMDILHEELKEQVFEAEEDPQPGILEEIMEEDKNQSDNDFQSCESGSSSDHTENESRKLSEELSESAMLIQEDQKEQEPVKSWQKEKKNSNHLNQNNSLQDLEKNLESLVDDNSSQGTVKVQIQSRISDYATEVIMNDLSASQTPLLGEGSPPHLSSSPPKSGSLWTSHKKAPTVCLPKKKRQKKYRSVISDVFDGTIVSSVQCLTCDRISVTLETFQDLSLPIPGKEDLAKLHSSSHQTSLVKAGSCGEAYAPQGWIAFFLEYFKSWFWGPTVTLQDCLAAFFARDELKGDNMYSCEKCKKLRNGVKFCKVQKFPEILSIHLKRFRHELMFSTKIGTHVSFPLEGLDLQPFLAKDSPSQIVTYDLLSVICHHGTASSGHYIAYCRNNLNNLWYEFDDQSVTEVSEATVQNAEAYVLFYRKSSEDAQKERRRVTSLLNLTEPSLLQFYVSRQWLNKFKTFAEPGPISNNDFLCVHGGVPPRKAGLIEDLVVMLPQNIWDYLYGRFGGGPAVNHLYVCHTCQTELEKIEKRRKMELETFIRLNKAFQEEDSLAVIYCISMHWFREWEGFVKGKDVDPPGAIDNSKIAVTKCGHITLKQGADSGQISEETWNFLHSIYGGGPEITLRQTVPVTESEAGQSEEKIDVETRNV; encoded by the exons GACACCAAACATTGCCTCACTGTGAACCTCACCACGCTGCGAGTCTGGTGCTACACCTGCAGTAAAGAAGTATTCCTGGATCGGAAGCTAAGCGCTCAGTCACCTAACGCCAAATCTCAGGATAATAACCCTGCGCAG GAATCCAGGATGACTTCAAATCTGACATTAAAAACGCCCCCCGCGGTGATCTATGAGAACCTGGACGTTGAACTGGAAGAAGAAGACGAACTAAAGACAAGAG GTCTCACCGGACTGAAGAACATTGGAAACACTTGTTATATGAATGCCGCCTTGCAGGCTCTGTCCAACTG TCCTCCTCTCACACACTTCTTCCTGGACTGCGGTGGGCTGGCACGTACGGACAAGAAGCCCGCTCTCTGTAAAAGCTACCAGAAGCTGATGTCCGAAATCTGGCACAAGAACCG GCCTGGTTCTGTCATACCTACTAATCTGTTCCAAGGCATAAAAACAGTAAACCCAACTTTTCGTGGCTATTCCCAACAG GATGCCCAAGAGTTCCTGCGCTGTCTGATGGATATATTGCATGAAGAACTCAAGGAGCAGGTGTTTGAGGCAGAAGAGGATCCTCAGCCCGGTATCTTGGAGGAGATCATGGAAGAGGACAAGAACCAGTCGGACAATGACTTTCAGTCCTGCGAGTCCGGCTCCAGCAGTGATCACACTGAAAATGAAAGTCGAAAGCTGTCTGAGGAACTTTCAGAGTCTGCCATGTTAATCCAGGAGGACCAAAAGGAGCAGGAACCTGTAAAATCCTGGCAGAAAGAGAAGAAGAACTCCAACCACTTAAACCAGAACAACTCCCTGCAAGATCTGGAGAAGAACCTGGAGAGCCTGGTGGATGACAACTCCTCTCAAGGAACGGTCAAGGTCCAGATTCAGAGTAGAATATCAG ACTACGCCACAGAAGTCATCATGAATGACCTGTCTGCTTCTCAAACACCCTTACTCGGTGAAGGCTCACCTCCTCACTTGTCGAGCAGCCCCCCAAAATCTGGATCCCTTTGGACAAGCCATAAAAAAG CTCCTACAGTTTGCCTTCCTAAGAAGAAGAGGCAGAAGAAGTATCGCAGTGTCATATCGGATGTTTTTGATGGTACCATTGTGAGCTCGGTGCAGTGTCTGACGTGTGATAGG ATCTCTGTAACACTGGAAACATTTCAGGACCTTTCCCTCCCAATCCCAGGGAAGGAAGATCTGGCAAAGTTGCACTCCTCGAGCCATCAGACTTCTTTAGTTAAGGCGGGCTCTTGTGGGGAGGCGTATGCACCACAAGGATGGATTGCTTTCTTCCTGGAATACTTTAAGAG CTGGTTTTGGGGTCCCACGGTCACACTTCAAGATTGCCTTGCAGCTTTCTTTGCCAGGGATGAACTTAAAG GTGACAACATGTACAGCTGTGAGAAATGCAAAAA GTTAAGAAATGGCGTCAAGTTTTGCAAAGTGCAGAAATTTCCTGAG ATACTGAGCATACACCTGAAGAGGTTCAGACATGAGCTCATGTTCTCCACGAAAATCGGGACCCATGTATCTTTCCCGTTGGAAGGTCTGGACTTACAACCGTTCCTTGCAAAGGACAGCCCCAGCCAGATTGTTACCTATGACCTTTTGTCTGTCATCTGCCACCACGGCACCGCCAGCA GCGGACACTATATTGCCTATTGTCGCAACAACCTGAACAATCTCTGGTATGAATTTGACGACCAAAGCGTCACGGAAGTGTCTGAGGCCACTGTGCAGAACGCTGAGGCTTATGTGCTCTTCTACAG AAAGTCAAGTGAAGATGCTCAGAAGGAGAGGAGACGAGTGACAAGCCTTCTGAACCTGACAGAGCCCAGCCTCCTGCAGTTCTACGTCTCTCGTCAGTGGCTCAATAAGTTCAAGACGTTTGCAGAACCGGGGCCCATATCGAATAATGACTTCCTCTGCGTACATGGCG GTGTTCCACCACGTAAGGCTGGCCTGATTGAAGACCTGGTTGTGATGCTCCCACAGAATATATGGGATTATTTATATGGCAG ATTTGGAGGGGGCCCGGCTGTCAACCACCTTTATGTATGTCATACATGTCAAACTGAACTGGAAAAGATTGAGAAAAGGCGGAAAATGGAACTGGAGACATTTATTCGG CTAAATAAAGCTTTCCAAGAAGAAGACTCTCTGGCTGTTATATACTGCATCAGCATGCACTGGTTCCGGGAGTGGGAAGGATTTGTAAAGGGCAAGGACGTTG ATCCTCCCGGTGCAATTGATAATTCAAAAATAGCAGTCACTAAGTGCGGGCATATAACTCTCAAGCAAG GAGCAGATTCTGGGCAAATATCAGAAGAAACCTGGAATTTCCTCCATTCCATCTATGGTGGTGGTCCTGAGATTACTCTAAGACAAACTGTCCCGGTCACCGAATCTGAAGCCGGGCAGTCGGAAGAGAAGATCGATGTAGAGACACGGAATGTATAA